From Synechococcus sp. A10-1-5-1, a single genomic window includes:
- the metG gene encoding methionine--tRNA ligase gives MTYTLTTPLYYVNDKPHLGSAYTTLACDALARFQRLKGEEVLFITGCDEHGQKIQRTAEAAGLTPQAHCDGVSAQYRDLWERWQISNNRLIRTTDSRHHQIVQQFFARVEASGDIVEGRQQGWYCVACEEFKDDPHEAQDPECPIHRKALEWRDELNLFFRLSRYQEQIEALISQPGFIQPVSRRREVENFVKQGLRDFSISRINLPWGIPVPGHEGHTFYVWFDALLGYITALLEESDAPDLETALQRGWPASVHVIGKDILRFHAVYWPAMLLSAGLPLPAKVFGHGFLTREGQKMGKSLGNVLDPVDLLDRCGRDAVRWYLLRDIPFGEDGDFQQQRFSDLVNNDLANTIGNLLNRTSSMARRWFDEAVPPAAQAKDSNHPLALAASQAKSISLPALENLEFRSAAEAALQLAIAANGFLNEQAPWSLMKKEGTREQVAEDLYAVLEAARMVALLMAPLLPDLSSRMLQQLGQPIPQSGAQAGVSSDWLEQLNWGGLQCGAPLPEPSPVMARLELEDPL, from the coding sequence ATGACTTACACCCTCACCACCCCCCTCTACTACGTCAACGACAAGCCCCATTTGGGGAGTGCGTACACAACCCTGGCCTGTGATGCCCTGGCCCGGTTCCAGAGGCTCAAAGGGGAAGAGGTGCTGTTCATCACCGGCTGTGATGAACACGGGCAAAAGATTCAGCGCACAGCTGAGGCTGCTGGCCTCACGCCTCAGGCCCACTGCGATGGTGTCAGTGCTCAATATCGCGATCTCTGGGAACGCTGGCAGATCAGCAATAACCGGCTGATTCGCACAACGGATTCACGTCATCACCAGATCGTTCAGCAATTTTTTGCTCGGGTCGAAGCCAGTGGAGACATTGTTGAAGGACGCCAACAGGGCTGGTATTGCGTCGCCTGTGAGGAGTTCAAGGACGATCCCCATGAGGCCCAGGATCCGGAGTGCCCAATCCACCGCAAAGCCCTGGAATGGCGCGATGAACTGAACCTGTTTTTCCGGCTGTCGCGCTATCAGGAGCAGATTGAAGCCCTGATTAGCCAGCCTGGTTTTATCCAACCGGTCAGCCGCCGCCGTGAGGTGGAGAATTTCGTCAAGCAAGGGCTGCGGGATTTCTCGATCTCCAGGATCAACCTCCCTTGGGGCATCCCGGTGCCGGGCCATGAGGGGCACACCTTCTACGTCTGGTTTGATGCGCTGCTCGGCTACATCACCGCGCTGCTGGAGGAGAGCGATGCTCCCGATCTCGAAACAGCACTGCAGCGTGGTTGGCCCGCTTCAGTTCATGTCATTGGCAAGGACATTCTTCGCTTCCACGCCGTGTACTGGCCGGCAATGTTGCTTTCAGCCGGGCTGCCTTTGCCCGCCAAGGTGTTTGGCCATGGCTTCTTGACTCGTGAGGGGCAGAAGATGGGGAAATCCCTGGGCAACGTGCTCGATCCTGTCGACTTGCTGGATCGCTGCGGCCGTGATGCAGTCCGCTGGTATCTGTTGCGCGACATTCCCTTCGGTGAAGACGGCGATTTCCAGCAGCAGCGCTTCAGCGATCTGGTCAATAACGACCTGGCCAACACGATCGGGAACCTGCTGAACCGCACCAGCTCCATGGCACGTCGCTGGTTCGATGAGGCCGTCCCTCCAGCGGCTCAGGCCAAGGACAGCAACCATCCCTTAGCGCTCGCGGCCTCCCAGGCCAAGAGCATCAGTCTTCCTGCGCTGGAGAACCTGGAGTTCCGCTCCGCCGCTGAAGCAGCGCTGCAACTCGCCATTGCAGCCAACGGCTTTCTCAATGAGCAGGCCCCCTGGAGCCTGATGAAGAAAGAAGGCACCCGCGAACAGGTGGCCGAAGACCTCTATGCGGTGCTGGAAGCAGCACGAATGGTGGCGTTGCTGATGGCACCCCTTCTGCCAGATCTCTCGAGCCGGATGCTGCAACAGCTCGGACAACCCATTCCCCAGTCCGGAGCCCAGGCCGGTGTCAGCTCAGATTGGCTCGAGCAGCTGAATTGGGGAGGCCTGCAATGCGGAGCCCCATTGCCTGAGCCCTCACCGGTCATGGCGCGTCTGGAACTGGAGGATCCCCTCTGA
- a CDS encoding FAD-dependent oxidoreductase: MPAHIESAPVVVWGGGTGGVSAAIQSARSGAATILLTPGAWLGGMVSAAGVCCPDGNELSPWQTGLWGAFLRGMADAEPGGLDQNWVSCFGFRPAQAEDLLQRWVQALPNLSWLAGCRALAVHRSERLIRSIEVEQAGVRQELACSVLIDGSDRGDLLPLLDLPFRFGWEAQEVWNEPSAPSARRMASEPFFRKQPVQSPTWVVMGQLSADEPPPGLPEKPRLSTPFEQACQSFGLAKTLTYGRLPGGLVMLNWPLDGNDWHQDLARAFSAERAAESDLYREMQDHSSSFAAELREASHGWLELGDAFPRNSGSPAPWFAAMPYWREGRRIRGRNTVIEQDLLPQHSGRSIAELPRDDKGQVNSIAVGNYANDHHYPGGDWPLAPKSCRWGGRWSGTPFCVPYGALLSADLDNFLAADKAFSTSHMANGATRLQPLIFNLGQAAGAAAALSVEMGKPPAELPVLALQEHLIRDPMAPAGVVPLWDTAWNHPDWAQRQRAVLQAPELLSQTGLWQGGASGRSVGAAQGPSALDRAQQRLQGSLVPIEDGTYAFDLARPMLGSRRWPVITLEPAVDTWLAKLDCAKNVELMGCFNPWGPWLRVSAVAN; this comes from the coding sequence ATGCCAGCCCACATCGAATCCGCCCCGGTGGTGGTGTGGGGAGGTGGAACGGGGGGCGTGTCAGCCGCCATTCAGTCCGCGCGATCTGGGGCCGCCACCATCCTGTTGACCCCTGGTGCCTGGTTGGGGGGAATGGTGAGTGCTGCCGGGGTGTGCTGCCCGGATGGCAATGAGCTCAGTCCATGGCAAACCGGGCTTTGGGGTGCGTTCTTGCGTGGGATGGCTGACGCGGAACCCGGCGGCCTCGACCAGAATTGGGTCAGTTGCTTTGGCTTTCGGCCGGCTCAGGCCGAGGACCTGCTGCAGCGTTGGGTCCAGGCTCTCCCCAATTTGAGCTGGTTAGCGGGCTGTCGTGCTCTGGCCGTGCATCGCTCAGAGCGCCTGATCCGATCCATCGAAGTCGAGCAGGCAGGCGTGAGGCAAGAGCTGGCCTGCAGCGTTCTCATTGACGGCAGTGATCGCGGCGATTTGCTTCCTCTATTGGACCTGCCCTTTCGCTTTGGCTGGGAAGCCCAGGAGGTCTGGAATGAGCCCAGTGCTCCGAGCGCCAGGCGCATGGCGTCTGAGCCCTTCTTTCGCAAGCAACCTGTGCAGTCCCCCACCTGGGTGGTGATGGGTCAACTCAGTGCGGATGAACCACCGCCGGGGCTGCCGGAGAAGCCACGGCTCTCTACCCCCTTTGAGCAGGCCTGCCAGTCCTTTGGCCTGGCCAAGACACTCACCTATGGGCGATTACCGGGTGGCCTGGTGATGCTCAATTGGCCCCTGGATGGAAACGATTGGCATCAGGACCTCGCACGGGCCTTCAGCGCTGAGAGAGCCGCTGAGTCCGATCTCTATCGCGAGATGCAGGATCACAGCTCTTCCTTCGCGGCTGAGCTGCGGGAAGCCTCCCATGGTTGGCTCGAACTCGGTGATGCCTTCCCCAGGAATTCGGGTAGCCCAGCCCCCTGGTTCGCCGCCATGCCCTACTGGCGAGAAGGCCGGCGAATCAGGGGCCGCAACACCGTGATTGAACAGGACCTCCTCCCCCAGCATTCCGGTCGCTCCATCGCCGAACTTCCTCGCGATGACAAAGGGCAGGTGAACTCCATTGCCGTTGGTAATTACGCCAATGACCACCACTACCCAGGCGGTGACTGGCCGTTGGCTCCCAAAAGCTGCCGCTGGGGTGGGCGCTGGTCAGGGACACCCTTCTGTGTGCCCTACGGCGCGCTGTTGAGCGCTGATCTCGACAATTTCCTGGCGGCTGACAAAGCCTTCAGCACCTCCCACATGGCCAACGGTGCCACGCGCCTGCAGCCATTGATTTTCAATCTTGGTCAGGCAGCAGGTGCCGCGGCGGCGTTGTCCGTGGAGATGGGGAAGCCGCCAGCCGAGCTGCCCGTTCTGGCCCTGCAGGAACACTTGATTCGTGACCCAATGGCGCCAGCTGGTGTGGTTCCGCTCTGGGATACGGCATGGAATCATCCGGACTGGGCCCAGAGACAGCGCGCCGTTCTTCAGGCGCCGGAGCTGTTGAGCCAAACCGGTCTTTGGCAGGGGGGCGCCTCAGGCCGATCCGTTGGCGCCGCTCAGGGGCCCTCAGCTTTGGATCGAGCGCAACAACGACTCCAGGGGTCGTTGGTTCCGATCGAGGACGGGACCTATGCATTCGATCTCGCCAGGCCCATGCTCGGATCTCGCCGCTGGCCCGTGATCACCCTGGAGCCGGCCGTGGATACCTGGCTGGCGAAGCTTGATTGCGCCAAGAACGTGGAGCTCATGGGCTGCTTCAACCCGTGGGGCCCCTGGTTGCGGGTCTCAGCTGTCGCGAACTAG
- a CDS encoding ribonuclease catalytic domain-containing protein → MFNREVLAEAKPRRSAWGAAWLLLKDESEPLGLHDFCDLVCGGTEPAQLSACWLALVGGQQWFRWKQCAVQARSLEELKPLRRERRLKAIAEEAEHRWFLLLKERRPIEPSLCSELQLERIELLKKVASGRLELEGLPEAMRQSLGQLHLTQERSQLRHLLVDLGQWDPHQLVSMTGTVWSSGFSEELLKQAQQIEQNAEQEQPSDASRRDLSSQRCVTIDDEDTRDIDDGLALEQTAAGPTRIWIHVADPGRLISAGSPLDLEARRRGSSLYLAQGNVPMFPENLSTGVFSLRAGQRTAAWSTWAELNDDGSLADYGVVRSWVKPIYRLSYEDADELIELAPPQDRDLADLEALLSRRRLWRLSQGALQMDLPEGRIRCRDGAPQLEVTEPSSSRQMVAEAMILAGAVTAQLGQDRELALPFRSQLPAELPAKTELEALPDGAVRYAAIKRCLSRGLMGTKPAAHFSLGLPAYVQATSPIRRYGDLLVQRQLAAETPLSEESLQELVNEVDGAVREGIGISREDQRHWQQVWFEAQKGQQWRAQFLRWLRPQDNLGLVRIDEFAMDLAAECPSQAKPGDGLLLRVQSVDSLRDQLRLSASPF, encoded by the coding sequence GTGTTCAATCGCGAGGTTTTAGCTGAGGCCAAGCCACGTCGCTCGGCCTGGGGTGCCGCCTGGTTGCTGCTCAAGGACGAAAGCGAACCCTTGGGTCTGCATGACTTCTGTGATCTGGTTTGCGGGGGAACCGAACCAGCCCAGTTGAGTGCCTGTTGGCTTGCCTTGGTGGGCGGGCAACAGTGGTTCCGCTGGAAACAGTGTGCTGTCCAGGCCCGCAGCCTTGAGGAGCTGAAGCCCCTACGCCGCGAACGGCGTCTCAAGGCCATTGCGGAAGAGGCGGAACATCGCTGGTTTCTTCTGCTCAAAGAACGACGGCCGATTGAGCCCAGCCTTTGCAGCGAACTGCAGCTGGAGCGCATAGAGTTACTCAAAAAAGTGGCCAGTGGGCGCCTTGAGCTTGAGGGGCTGCCTGAAGCAATGCGCCAAAGCTTGGGCCAATTGCACCTGACCCAAGAGCGAAGCCAACTGCGTCATCTCTTGGTGGACTTGGGGCAGTGGGACCCGCATCAGCTGGTCTCCATGACTGGGACGGTCTGGAGCAGTGGCTTTTCCGAGGAACTACTGAAGCAAGCCCAACAGATCGAGCAAAACGCTGAACAAGAGCAGCCCAGCGATGCCAGTCGCCGTGATTTATCCAGCCAGCGCTGCGTCACCATTGACGATGAGGACACACGCGACATCGACGACGGACTTGCGCTGGAGCAGACCGCCGCTGGCCCAACGCGAATCTGGATCCATGTGGCCGATCCAGGACGTCTGATCTCAGCTGGCTCGCCGCTCGATCTGGAGGCTCGCAGGCGTGGAAGCAGCCTGTATCTCGCCCAAGGGAACGTGCCGATGTTCCCGGAAAACCTCTCCACCGGAGTCTTCAGCCTGCGAGCCGGTCAGCGCACGGCAGCGTGGAGCACCTGGGCCGAATTGAACGACGACGGATCCCTGGCGGACTATGGCGTGGTGCGTAGCTGGGTCAAACCGATCTATCGCCTGAGCTACGAGGACGCGGATGAACTGATCGAATTAGCCCCACCACAGGACCGTGACCTCGCCGATCTCGAAGCACTCTTGAGCCGCAGACGGCTTTGGCGGTTGAGTCAGGGGGCGTTGCAGATGGACCTCCCTGAAGGACGGATCCGCTGCCGTGACGGCGCTCCTCAGCTGGAAGTCACCGAGCCGAGCTCCTCTCGGCAAATGGTGGCTGAGGCGATGATCCTGGCCGGCGCAGTCACTGCTCAGTTGGGACAAGACAGGGAGCTGGCCCTTCCATTTCGCAGTCAGCTCCCAGCGGAACTGCCGGCCAAAACTGAATTGGAGGCCTTGCCAGATGGGGCAGTCCGCTACGCCGCCATCAAACGCTGCCTGAGCCGCGGGCTGATGGGAACCAAGCCCGCGGCTCACTTCAGCCTGGGCCTTCCGGCCTATGTCCAAGCCACCTCCCCAATCCGCCGATACGGTGACCTGCTGGTTCAACGGCAACTGGCCGCCGAAACCCCCCTCAGCGAAGAAAGCCTCCAGGAGCTGGTCAACGAGGTCGATGGTGCCGTTCGAGAAGGCATCGGCATCTCCAGGGAAGATCAGCGTCATTGGCAACAGGTCTGGTTTGAGGCGCAGAAAGGTCAGCAATGGCGCGCTCAGTTTTTGCGCTGGTTGCGTCCCCAGGACAACCTTGGCTTGGTTCGGATTGATGAATTCGCTATGGATTTGGCAGCTGAATGCCCAAGCCAAGCCAAGCCAGGGGATGGATTACTGCTTCGCGTCCAGTCCGTGGACTCTCTTCGTGATCAGTTGAGACTCAGCGCGTCACCCTTCTGA
- the rpsR gene encoding 30S ribosomal protein S18 has protein sequence MPSSFFKKRLSPIKPGEPIDYKDVDLLKKFITERGKILPRRLTGLTAKQQRDLTNAVKRARIVALLPFVNPEG, from the coding sequence ATGCCTAGTTCCTTTTTCAAGAAACGTCTTTCACCGATCAAGCCCGGTGAACCGATCGACTACAAAGATGTCGATCTGCTCAAGAAGTTCATCACCGAGCGCGGCAAAATCCTGCCCCGTCGTCTGACTGGCCTCACCGCCAAGCAGCAGCGTGATCTGACCAATGCCGTGAAGCGTGCTCGCATCGTGGCCCTTCTGCCCTTTGTTAATCCTGAGGGCTGA
- the rpmG gene encoding 50S ribosomal protein L33 encodes MAKNKGVRIVITLECTECRSNPAKRSPGVSRYTSQKNRRNTTERIELKKFCPHCNKSTVHKEIK; translated from the coding sequence ATGGCTAAGAACAAGGGCGTCCGGATCGTGATCACTCTCGAGTGCACGGAATGCCGGTCCAACCCCGCGAAGCGGTCTCCTGGCGTGTCTCGTTACACCAGCCAGAAGAACCGCCGCAACACCACTGAACGGATTGAACTCAAAAAGTTCTGCCCGCATTGCAACAAGTCGACGGTCCACAAAGAGATCAAGTGA